From one Phocaeicola salanitronis DSM 18170 genomic stretch:
- a CDS encoding 7-carboxy-7-deazaguanine synthase QueE, giving the protein MRKINEIFYSLQGEGAHAGTPAVFVRFSGCNLKCIFCDTSHESGTEMGDEEIIEEVCKYPCRMVIMTGGEPGLWIDDALVDLLHKAGKYVAVETNGTQVLPEAVDWVTCSPKEGTVLRVRHIDEVKVVYIGQDVSPYLLIEAKEHFLQPCSCQNTEEVIEYIKKHPQWRLSLQTHKLINIP; this is encoded by the coding sequence ATGAGAAAGATTAACGAAATATTCTATAGCCTGCAGGGAGAAGGGGCACATGCAGGAACCCCTGCTGTATTTGTACGCTTTTCGGGATGCAATCTGAAGTGCATTTTTTGTGATACATCGCATGAGTCTGGAACCGAAATGGGCGATGAGGAAATTATAGAAGAAGTATGCAAATATCCCTGCCGGATGGTTATCATGACAGGCGGAGAGCCGGGATTGTGGATAGACGACGCATTGGTCGATTTGCTGCACAAAGCCGGCAAATATGTTGCCGTCGAAACCAATGGAACACAAGTTCTGCCCGAAGCGGTGGATTGGGTGACTTGTTCCCCCAAAGAAGGAACAGTGCTCCGCGTCAGACATATTGATGAGGTGAAAGTGGTTTATATCGGGCAAGATGTCTCTCCTTATTTATTAATAGAAGCAAAAGAGCATTTCCTCCAGCCGTGTTCGTGTCAAAATACCGAAGAAGTGATTGAGTATATAAAGAAGCATCCGCAGTGGCGGTTAAGCCTTCAGACGCATAAATTGATAAACATCCCTTGA
- the secDF gene encoding protein translocase subunit SecDF, with protein MQNKGFVKVFAILLTLVCVFYLSFSFVTRYHMNKAAEDPKGEAHYLDSMMNKKVWLGSYTLKQCREMEIGLGLDLKGGMNVILEVSVPDVVKALADNKPDEAFNKAVAEAAKQQVTSQEDFITLFVREYKRLVPDGKLAELFATQQLKEKVNTRSTDAEVERALREEVQAAIDNSYNVLRTRIDRFGVVQPNIQPLEGTMGRIMVELPGIKEPERVRNLLQGSANLEFWETYEAKDIVPVLVSADERARVAMNLTSDTVKVEETVAAAEETEAVSSKDSLAAVLKGETVDNNAVNLEQLKKEHPLLAVFQPNQSGIGAIVGYADYKDTASINTVLNMKEVKEIMPRDLKLMWGVKASDIDKTGHIFELYAIRVTERNGRAPLEGDVITDARDSYDQFNKPCVTMSMNTDGSRRWAALTKKNIGKEIAIVLDGYVYSAPRVNTEITGGNSEITGNFTPEVTKDLANVLKSGKMPAPARIVQEDIVGPSLGQQSINQGLISFVVALIALMAYLCLMYGFIPGMVANTALVLNFFFTMGIMSSFQAALTLSGIAGIVLSLAMAVDANVLIHERTKEELKAGKNMKEAISAGYSGAFSAIFDSNLTSIITGVILFYFGTGPIRGFATTLIIGIICSFFTAVYITRLIYEYFLSKGKLRNLTFSTSLSKNLFQNAHYNFMGITKRSFTIWGTIIVICIISFAVRGLSQSIDFTGGRNFVVQFDKVVQPETIRDLLENKVEDANIQAIALGTDGHRIRVSTNYRIEEDGAHVDTEIEGILYEAFKEGNLLPDGLTLAQFIDRDNTEGCSIISSQKVGPSMADDMRTSAVWAVIFAVIAIGLYILIRFSNIAFSLGATVALAIDAFLVVGAYSLCYGWMPFSLEVDQTFIGAVLTVIGYSINDKVVIFDRVREFTHLYPNRNRTQLFNDALNTTLARTLNTGQSTLIVLLIIFFLGGDSIRSFSFAMILGVVIGTFSSLFVAAPVAYLALGGKKDEKEAKAVKA; from the coding sequence ATGCAAAACAAAGGATTCGTAAAGGTTTTTGCGATATTACTGACACTGGTCTGCGTGTTCTATCTTTCGTTTTCATTCGTGACCCGCTATCACATGAACAAAGCGGCAGAAGACCCGAAAGGAGAGGCACACTATCTTGACTCAATGATGAACAAGAAGGTTTGGCTGGGCAGTTATACGCTGAAACAATGTCGTGAGATGGAAATCGGTTTGGGACTGGATTTGAAGGGCGGTATGAACGTCATCCTTGAAGTATCTGTTCCGGATGTAGTAAAGGCTTTGGCTGACAACAAGCCCGATGAGGCTTTCAATAAGGCAGTGGCAGAAGCGGCCAAGCAACAAGTGACCAGCCAGGAAGATTTCATCACCCTTTTTGTGAGAGAGTACAAGAGACTGGTTCCGGACGGAAAATTGGCAGAGTTGTTTGCCACCCAGCAGTTGAAGGAGAAAGTGAACACACGCAGCACGGATGCGGAAGTGGAACGGGCATTGCGCGAAGAAGTGCAGGCTGCCATCGACAATTCTTATAATGTATTGCGTACGCGTATCGACCGCTTCGGTGTAGTTCAGCCGAATATCCAACCGCTGGAAGGTACCATGGGACGTATCATGGTGGAACTTCCGGGTATCAAAGAGCCTGAACGTGTGAGAAACCTGTTGCAAGGTTCCGCCAATCTGGAGTTTTGGGAAACATACGAGGCAAAAGACATTGTTCCTGTATTGGTTTCAGCAGACGAACGCGCCCGTGTAGCCATGAACTTAACTTCTGATACGGTGAAAGTTGAAGAAACGGTTGCAGCAGCGGAAGAAACGGAAGCGGTTTCTTCGAAAGACAGCCTGGCGGCTGTATTGAAAGGCGAAACCGTTGACAACAATGCCGTTAATCTGGAGCAATTGAAGAAAGAGCATCCGCTGTTGGCTGTATTCCAGCCTAACCAGAGTGGCATCGGAGCTATTGTGGGTTATGCGGACTATAAGGACACCGCATCCATCAATACGGTCTTGAACATGAAAGAAGTAAAGGAAATCATGCCGCGCGACTTAAAATTGATGTGGGGCGTGAAAGCTTCTGACATTGATAAGACCGGGCACATCTTTGAATTGTATGCCATCCGGGTAACCGAACGCAACGGCCGTGCTCCGCTGGAAGGTGATGTCATCACGGATGCAAGAGATTCTTACGACCAGTTTAACAAGCCTTGTGTAACGATGTCGATGAACACCGACGGTTCTCGCCGTTGGGCAGCTCTGACCAAAAAGAATATTGGAAAGGAAATAGCCATTGTATTGGACGGTTATGTATACAGTGCGCCGCGTGTAAATACGGAAATTACAGGGGGTAATTCGGAAATCACCGGAAACTTTACTCCGGAAGTGACCAAAGACTTGGCAAACGTGTTGAAGTCGGGTAAGATGCCGGCTCCCGCGCGTATCGTGCAAGAGGACATCGTAGGTCCTTCGCTGGGTCAGCAATCCATTAACCAAGGATTGATTTCATTTGTAGTGGCATTGATAGCCCTGATGGCTTACCTTTGTCTGATGTACGGGTTTATCCCGGGCATGGTTGCCAATACAGCGTTGGTACTCAACTTCTTCTTTACCATGGGTATCATGTCTTCGTTCCAGGCTGCCCTTACGTTGTCGGGTATTGCCGGTATCGTATTGTCTTTGGCTATGGCGGTCGATGCGAACGTGCTGATTCACGAACGTACGAAGGAAGAGCTGAAAGCCGGAAAGAATATGAAAGAAGCCATTTCGGCTGGTTATTCAGGTGCTTTCTCGGCAATCTTCGACTCGAACCTGACTTCAATCATTACCGGTGTCATCCTGTTCTATTTCGGAACCGGACCTATCCGCGGATTCGCTACGACCTTGATTATCGGTATTATCTGTTCGTTCTTTACTGCGGTGTATATAACCCGTTTGATATACGAATACTTCTTGTCGAAAGGCAAATTGCGTAACCTGACTTTCTCGACCAGCCTGTCGAAGAACCTTTTCCAAAATGCGCATTATAACTTCATGGGCATTACCAAACGTTCGTTTACAATTTGGGGCACCATCATCGTAATATGCATTATTTCATTTGCAGTGCGTGGCTTGTCTCAAAGTATTGACTTTACCGGCGGACGTAACTTTGTCGTACAGTTCGATAAAGTGGTACAGCCTGAAACCATCCGCGACTTATTGGAAAATAAGGTAGAAGATGCCAATATTCAGGCTATCGCGTTGGGTACAGACGGTCACCGCATCCGTGTCAGCACCAACTACCGCATTGAAGAAGACGGCGCTCACGTAGATACCGAAATAGAGGGTATTCTGTATGAAGCTTTCAAGGAAGGCAATTTGCTTCCCGACGGTTTGACCTTGGCTCAATTTATCGACCGTGACAACACGGAGGGCTGCTCTATCATCAGTTCACAGAAGGTAGGTCCGAGTATGGCGGATGATATGCGTACTTCGGCTGTTTGGGCGGTTATTTTTGCCGTGATTGCCATCGGTTTGTATATCTTGATCCGATTCAGCAACATTGCGTTTAGCTTGGGTGCTACTGTAGCGTTGGCTATCGATGCCTTCTTGGTTGTGGGTGCCTATTCATTGTGCTATGGATGGATGCCGTTCTCATTGGAAGTAGACCAGACCTTTATTGGTGCCGTCTTGACCGTAATCGGTTATTCTATCAATGACAAGGTGGTTATTTTCGACCGTGTGCGTGAGTTTACCCATCTTTATCCGAACCGGAACCGTACCCAACTGTTTAACGATGCCTTGAATACGACATTGGCCCGTACGTTGAATACCGGTCAGAGTACATTGATTGTATTGCTCATTATCTTCTTCTTGGGCGGTGACAGCATCCGTAGCTTCTCGTTCGCAATGATTCTGGGTGTCGTAATCGGAACATTCTCTTCATTGTTTGTAGCGGCTCCGGTAGCTTATCTGGCTTTAGGAGGAAAGAAAGACGAAAAAGAAGCGAAAGCTGTAAAAGCTTAA
- a CDS encoding 6-pyruvoyl trahydropterin synthase family protein: protein MYTVIKRMEISASHSLTLPYPSKCENLHGHNWIITVYCRSKELNEYGMVVDFSQIKEVVQGALDHRHLNDVLPFNPTAENIARWVCEQVPYCFKVEVRESEGNTVIYEKD from the coding sequence ATGTACACAGTTATAAAGCGCATGGAAATATCGGCTTCGCACAGCCTGACACTTCCCTATCCCAGCAAGTGTGAAAATCTGCATGGTCACAATTGGATTATTACCGTATATTGCCGTAGCAAGGAACTGAATGAATATGGCATGGTTGTTGATTTTTCTCAGATTAAAGAAGTGGTACAAGGTGCGTTAGACCATCGCCACCTGAACGATGTGTTGCCATTCAACCCGACAGCCGAGAATATTGCCCGTTGGGTATGTGAACAAGTGCCGTATTGTTTTAAGGTAGAGGTAAGGGAATCGGAAGGGAATACGGTAATTTATGAGAAAGATTAA
- a CDS encoding threonine aldolase family protein, with protein MLHFESDYLEGAHPLVLERLMQTNMEKTPGYGTDCYCEAAREKIRRACGAPEAEVHFMVGGTQTNATMITAMLRPYEGVIAAESGHINQHEAGAVEAGGHKVLALPHAEGKLSATDVDRYITDFYQGPSWSAMVAPGMVYISHPTEYGTLYTLGELEALSAVCRKHHVPLFLDGARLGYALASAGTDVTLEAIASLCDVFYIGGTKVGALFGEAVVLPRPGQVKQLDTIIKQRGVLLAKGRLLGLQFDTLFTGGLYMRIARHAIELADKIVRALKEKGYRFLVTPQSNQLFVVMENRQWERISAQVGLEVWEYPDEHHTAVRIATSWATREEDVDALIGML; from the coding sequence ATGCTACATTTTGAAAGTGATTATCTGGAAGGTGCTCATCCGTTGGTTTTAGAGCGGTTGATGCAGACGAATATGGAGAAGACTCCGGGGTATGGAACGGATTGCTATTGCGAAGCGGCACGGGAGAAAATACGCCGGGCGTGCGGTGCGCCTGAGGCGGAAGTGCATTTCATGGTAGGCGGCACTCAGACCAATGCTACCATGATAACGGCTATGCTTCGTCCGTATGAAGGCGTGATAGCAGCCGAAAGCGGGCACATCAACCAGCACGAGGCAGGTGCCGTTGAGGCCGGAGGACATAAGGTGTTGGCATTGCCCCATGCCGAGGGCAAGCTTTCGGCTACGGATGTAGACCGTTACATTACAGATTTTTATCAGGGCCCGAGCTGGAGCGCAATGGTTGCGCCGGGTATGGTGTACATTTCGCACCCTACGGAATACGGCACGCTTTATACATTAGGTGAACTGGAAGCTTTGTCAGCGGTATGCCGCAAGCATCATGTGCCTTTGTTCTTAGACGGGGCGCGGCTGGGATATGCTTTGGCATCTGCCGGTACGGATGTAACGTTGGAAGCAATCGCTTCGCTTTGTGATGTGTTTTATATTGGTGGGACGAAAGTCGGAGCCTTGTTTGGCGAGGCGGTGGTCCTTCCTCGTCCGGGGCAGGTGAAACAACTGGATACGATTATCAAGCAACGGGGAGTTTTATTGGCTAAGGGACGTTTGCTCGGGCTTCAGTTTGATACCCTTTTTACCGGCGGGCTTTATATGCGCATTGCCCGGCATGCGATTGAGCTGGCAGATAAGATTGTAAGGGCGTTGAAAGAAAAGGGATACCGTTTCTTGGTGACACCTCAGAGCAACCAGCTGTTTGTGGTGATGGAAAACAGGCAATGGGAACGCATTTCTGCCCAGGTAGGGCTGGAAGTGTGGGAATATCCGGACGAACATCATACCGCGGTGCGCATTGCTACCAGTTGGGCTACCCGCGAGGAAGATGTGGATGCATTAATCGGGATGCTTTGA
- a CDS encoding 2-oxoacid:acceptor oxidoreductase subunit alpha produces MAKEMVVKELNDVVVRFSGDSGDGMQLAGNMFSNISATEGNDISTFPDYPADIRAPQGTLTGVSGFQVHIGSGKVYTPGDKCDVLVAMNPAALKTQYKFCKPQSVIIIDTDSFTKRDLEKAQFQLENPFSELGIKNEVVEAAITTMCKESLKDSGLDNKSIMRTKNMFALGLVCWLFHRDISVGEKLLREKFAKKPEIAEANVKVLYDGFHFGENTHASVSASYMVPSKQVKEKGRYMDINGNKATSYGLIAAAEKAGLQLYLGSYPITPATDILHELAKHKSLGVKTVQCEDEIAGCASAVGAAFAGALAVTTTSGPGICLKSEAMNLAVITELPLVIVDVQRGGPSTGLPTKSEQTDLLQVLFGRNGESPMPVIAANSPTDCFDAAYMACKIALEHMTPVVLLTDAYIANGSAAWHLPDLSKYPEIRPPYVKPEMAGTWTPFQRDPNTLVRYWAIPGTKGFMHRIGGLEKSSESGAISTDPENHHLMTTLRAEKVARIASCIPDLEVEGCEDADLLIVGFGGTYGHLHSAMDVLNGQGKKVALAHLKYLNPLPKNTAEVLRRYKKVVVAEQNMGQLAGYLRMKVEGVHFYQFNQVKGQPFVVKELTEAFNRILNA; encoded by the coding sequence ATGGCAAAAGAAATGGTAGTCAAGGAACTAAATGATGTGGTTGTCCGTTTCTCTGGAGATTCGGGCGACGGCATGCAGCTTGCCGGAAATATGTTTTCCAATATTTCGGCAACAGAAGGAAATGATATCAGTACATTCCCGGATTATCCGGCTGACATCCGTGCTCCGCAAGGTACGTTGACCGGCGTGTCAGGTTTTCAGGTGCACATTGGTTCGGGCAAAGTCTATACACCGGGTGATAAATGCGATGTGTTGGTTGCGATGAATCCGGCAGCATTGAAGACACAATATAAGTTTTGTAAGCCTCAATCGGTAATTATCATTGATACAGACTCGTTCACCAAGCGGGATTTGGAAAAGGCGCAATTCCAATTGGAGAATCCGTTTTCGGAATTAGGCATTAAGAATGAAGTAGTGGAAGCCGCTATTACCACCATGTGTAAAGAAAGCCTGAAAGATAGCGGGCTGGACAACAAATCCATCATGCGTACCAAGAATATGTTCGCGTTAGGATTGGTTTGCTGGCTGTTCCATCGCGACATCAGCGTAGGCGAAAAACTGCTTCGTGAGAAATTTGCCAAGAAGCCCGAAATAGCAGAAGCCAACGTGAAAGTATTGTATGACGGTTTCCATTTTGGCGAGAACACGCATGCTTCGGTTTCAGCAAGCTATATGGTGCCAAGCAAGCAGGTAAAGGAAAAAGGCCGTTATATGGATATTAACGGAAATAAGGCTACGTCATACGGATTGATTGCCGCTGCCGAAAAAGCAGGGCTGCAACTTTATTTAGGTTCGTATCCGATTACTCCCGCCACAGACATTTTGCATGAATTGGCAAAACATAAGTCACTGGGTGTGAAAACCGTGCAATGCGAAGACGAGATTGCCGGATGTGCTTCGGCAGTAGGAGCGGCTTTTGCAGGTGCACTGGCGGTTACTACAACCTCCGGACCGGGCATCTGTCTGAAGAGTGAGGCGATGAACCTGGCTGTAATCACCGAACTTCCGTTAGTCATTGTGGATGTGCAACGTGGAGGCCCGTCTACCGGTTTGCCTACGAAATCCGAACAGACAGACTTGCTTCAAGTCTTGTTCGGAAGGAATGGCGAAAGCCCGATGCCGGTTATTGCCGCCAACTCGCCTACTGATTGTTTTGATGCGGCTTACATGGCTTGTAAGATTGCGCTGGAGCACATGACACCCGTTGTTTTGCTTACCGATGCCTACATTGCCAATGGATCTGCCGCTTGGCATTTGCCCGACTTGAGCAAGTATCCGGAAATCCGTCCGCCCTACGTGAAACCGGAGATGGCAGGCACATGGACTCCTTTCCAACGCGACCCGAATACCTTGGTGCGTTATTGGGCAATACCGGGAACAAAAGGATTCATGCACCGTATCGGCGGTCTGGAAAAGAGCAGTGAGAGCGGTGCGATTTCTACAGACCCTGAAAACCATCATCTGATGACAACCTTACGTGCCGAAAAGGTAGCGCGTATCGCTTCATGCATTCCAGATTTGGAAGTAGAAGGATGTGAGGACGCTGATTTGTTGATTGTCGGTTTCGGCGGTACATACGGCCATTTGCATTCTGCAATGGACGTTTTGAACGGGCAAGGCAAGAAAGTGGCATTGGCTCATCTCAAATACTTGAATCCATTGCCCAAGAATACAGCCGAAGTGCTTCGCCGGTACAAGAAAGTCGTTGTAGCCGAGCAAAACATGGGACAGCTTGCAGGCTATTTGCGCATGAAGGTAGAAGGCGTTCACTTTTACCAGTTCAATCAGGTAAAGGGCCAGCCTTTTGTCGTAAAAGAACTGACAGAAGCTTTTAACCGCATTTTAAATGCATAA
- a CDS encoding gamma carbonic anhydrase family protein, which yields MALIKSVRGFTPQIGNNCFLADNATIIGDVIMGDDCSIWFNTVLRGDVNSIRIGNRVNIQDGSVLHTLYEKSTVEIGNDVSIGHNVTLHGACIHDNALIGMGATLLDHAVVGEGAIVAAGALVLSHTIIEPHTLWGGVPAKFIKRVDPAQSKELNQKIANGYLMYASWYK from the coding sequence ATGGCTTTAATCAAATCTGTAAGAGGATTCACTCCTCAAATAGGGAACAATTGTTTCCTTGCCGACAATGCCACAATCATTGGCGATGTCATAATGGGAGACGATTGCAGTATCTGGTTCAACACGGTCTTGCGAGGAGACGTCAACTCCATACGCATCGGGAACCGGGTAAATATCCAAGACGGGAGCGTGCTGCATACGCTTTATGAAAAATCGACCGTAGAAATCGGCAATGATGTGTCTATCGGACACAACGTCACGCTTCACGGGGCATGCATACACGACAATGCCCTTATCGGAATGGGAGCTACCCTGCTCGACCATGCCGTAGTGGGCGAAGGCGCCATCGTAGCCGCCGGCGCACTGGTGCTCTCCCATACCATTATCGAACCGCATACCCTCTGGGGAGGTGTCCCGGCAAAGTTCATCAAGAGAGTAGACCCTGCCCAAAGCAAGGAACTGAACCAGAAAATCGCAAACGGATACCTGATGTATGCATCGTGGTACAAATAA